One stretch of Arachis hypogaea cultivar Tifrunner chromosome 20, arahy.Tifrunner.gnm2.J5K5, whole genome shotgun sequence DNA includes these proteins:
- the LOC112786035 gene encoding uncharacterized protein, whose product MGDIPEKCGDLGPYLVTCTIDGIQFVDCMCDLGACVSIMPLSIYKVLKLPPLKRLSCWFVLADKSIISVVGIAEDVLMSIKGLVFLIDFHILEMPPSDSGRTSSILLGRPFLKTSWFKLDTFSGTYSFEIDGRAVSFNLDEAMRHPPEDHSTFQCDIIDNVVAEVYHDGFDEKSMIQGPSVGSFHVCEEDALSPPVLPDDRVPSHEQNVDLKPLPPYLKYTFLEDNQKLPVIVAKELTSQQEEKLLNILRRNKRLLGGAWRTWLA is encoded by the coding sequence ATGGGTGATATACCGGAGAAGTGTGGTGACCTCGGCCCTTACCTAGTCACTTGCACCATAGATGGGATACAATTtgttgattgcatgtgtgatctaGGCGCCTGTGTGAGCATTATGCCTTTGTCTATTTATAAGGTCTTGAAGCTTCCACCATTGAAACGGTTGTCTTGCTGGTTTGTTTtggcggataaaagcataatttCTGTAGTTGGTATTGCGGAGGATGTTCTAATGAGTATAAAGGGGTTGGTCTTTCTGATTGATTTTCATATTCTTGAGATGCCCCCTAGTGATTCCGGAAGGACTTCATCTATCTTACTTGGGAGGCCATTTTTAAAGACCTCCTGGTTCAAATTAGATACTTTTTCGGGTACCTACTCTTTTGAGATCGATGGAAGAGCGGTGAGCTTTAATCTTGATGAAGCCATGAGACATCCACCGGAGGACCATTCTACTTTCCAGTGTGATATAATTGATAATGTGGTGGCCGAAGTCTACCATGATGGTTTTGATGAGAAAAGTATGAttcaaggtccaagtgtggggagttTCCATGTATGTGAAGAAGATGCCTTATCACCTCCGGTGTTGCCGGATGACCGAGTGCCAAGTCATGAACAAAATGTAGATTTGAAACCACTTCCACCCTACCTAAAATATACCTTTCTTGAAGATAACCAAAAGCTCCCAGTGATTGTTGCAAAGGAGCTCACCTCCcaacaagaggagaagttgcttaaTATCTTGAGGAGAAACAAAAGGCTAttaggtggagcttggcggacTTGGTTGGCATAA
- the LOC112785235 gene encoding RPM1 interacting protein 13 has translation MAVKRKKTESCNSSGKRGEANEKKQKKKEASPSPPTPPLRERDDGTPVRAIACLKMHHDMKRFEETDDCFILGFDPYEPVSLSQDDGVDISVVAEKGQVACRDYPHSRHLCIKFPFKTTSHEKHCELCYCYVCDITAPCKYWRTIEGHCHAENTTVWKDVRQGMRHSKRNSQRSNGI, from the exons ATGGCAGTGAAAAGGAAGAAAACGGAGTCGTGCAATTCGAGCGGGAAAAGGGGGGAAGCCAATgaaaagaagcagaagaagaaggaggCTTCTCCTTctccaccaacaccaccactacGAGAACGAGATGATGGAACACCAGTGAGGGCCATTGCTTGTCTCAAAATGCACCATGATATGAAGCGATTCGAGGAAACCGATGATTGCTTCATCCTTGGATTCGATCCTTACGAGCCTGTTTCCCTCTCGCAAGATGACGGCGTCGATATCTCTGTTGTTGCTGAAAAGGGACAG GTGGCTTGTAGAGATTACCCGCATTCAAGACATCTGTGTATCAAGTTTCCATTCAAGACAACATCTCACGAGAAACACTGTGAATTG TGCTACTGTTATGTCTGTGATATTACTGCACCTTGTAAATACTGGAGGACCATTGAGGGTCATTGCCATGCAGAGAATACCACTGTCTGGAAGGATGTAAGGCAGGGTATGAGGCACAGCAAACGTAATTCACAGAGGTCAAATGGTATTTGA
- the LOC112786778 gene encoding RPM1 interacting protein 13, which translates to MGENDAEKNLVVCSEEEEEEDSPIRAIVCLKCKDDIKRFEKTEDCFILDFDPSQSLDFSKISLHDNDAAVDVSVLAQLGPVACRDYPHSRHLCLEFPFTTKPHESYCEMCYCYVCDSAAPCKYWTQPLSPHCDADGSSYWKGQRNAMRLVAKAN; encoded by the exons ATGGGAGAAAATGACGCTGAGAAAAATTTGGTGGTTTGttccgaagaagaagaagaagaagatagccCAATAAGGGCCATAGTTTGTCTTAAATGTAAAGACGACATAAAGCGCTTCGAGAAAACCGAGGATTGCTTCATCCTTGACTTTGATCCATCTCAGTCCCTTGACTTCTCCAAGATTTCCCTGCACGATAATGATGCCGCCGTTGATGTCTCCGTTCTTGCCCAACTTGGTCCG GTAGCTTGCAGGGATTATCCGCACTCAAGGCATCTTTGTCTTGAATTTCCATTCACTACAAAACCTCATGAGAGCTATTGTGAGATG TGCTACTGCTATGTGTGTGATTCAGCAGCTCCTTGTAAATATTGGACCCAACCTTTATCCCCGCATTGTGATGCAGATGGTTCTAGTTACTGGAAGGGCCAGAGGAATGCCATGAGACTGGTAGCTAAGGCTAACTAG